The DNA segment GCCTTCTATTGATTCTTACGGTTTGTGCCACAGCCAATTGCAGGAAGTTGGCAATCTTCCTGAATCCATTCCGTAAATTCCTGGGTCTTGTGATCAATGGGAGTAAATACATACGCCCTTTTAATTAATTTGAGTTCATACTGCATTAAATCTCTACTGATTTCTTTTTCGTGTTCTAGTGATTCGATTGTCAAAACCCTGTGGCTCACACGCAAATCAGCTTCGTCTTGTTCTATACATGAGATCCCGATATCATTGTCAGAAGAACCTGATCAAATCCATGCCGCATTATTATTGGGAAGCTAAATAAAAGAGAAATCAAAGGTAGTGTTCAGTGAAACATCAAAGCAAAGCCCCTGCAATGATCATTACACACATGCGGAACGATGAATGAGAAGTATGGATTCATCGACTGCTTTGTACGTGATCCTAACTCCATTATATCATCTTCTGCTTCTGTACATTTATTGATCTCCACTCCAATCCACTGCTACCAAAACCAAAAGAAATAGTAATGGTAACAGTATCAACAGCCATCAATGGGAGACGAGGGTGAGGCCGAGGAATTCGGCGGCGGACTTGGCCATGACGGCGGCGAACTCTTCGAAGCTGATGACACCGTCGCCGTCGGCATCGGCCTGCTGCATCATGTCGGTGAGCTCGACGAAGGTCAGAGGCTGGCCCATGCGCGCCATGGACCGCGCCAGCTCCGCCGCCGATATGAACCCGTTGCCGTCCCGGTCGAAGCAGTGGAAGACCTCCAGGAGCTGCTTCTGGTCGACCATGGCCTGCTCGGTCATGACGGGCGCGAGCGCCGCCGCGAGCTCGTCGAACTCCACGGTGCCGTTGCCGTTGGCGTCCATGCCTGCGAGCATCGCGTGGATCTGGTCGCCGTCGGGCTTGAGGCCGAGGGAGCGGAGGAGGGCAGCGAGCTCCAGCTGGGTCAGGCTGCCGTCCCCGTCCATGTCGAAGCGATCGAATATGTTGCGCAGTTGCTTCAACTGCTCGCCCTGCAGCCGGCCGCCACCCATCGATCTCGATCACCTCCGACGACCTCAATGCCGATGGTCGATGTGGTGTTGCTGATGGTGGCAAGAGGAGGATAGGAGAGGAGAGGAGCGGTGGCGGTTCGATTGAGCGGCTGCGAGAGGTTTGAGGTGGTGGGCGGTGGCCGTTGCGCACGTAGGTTCTCTTCTTTTCCGAAAGATGGACAGAGGGACAGAGTGGTTAGCGAACGCGGTGGTTTGACTTAGTTTTGCCGACAACATTTTGTTTGATGGATATCATCTCAacatatttcatcaaaaaattttatatcttttaaatataaaaaatataaacacaCTATCATTACTACTGAGTTGAAAAGATAtctcaaataaaaataattataaaaaataactataatattttcacaaaaatttgaatgccaagaaaaatatatataaataatgaaaTATCAGTTAGGGTATCTCAGAACAAGAAAAGAAATCCCAAAGTGTGCAGTAAATTAGCAGTTTATTTCATCATACCATGGTGATGATTCTACATTACTTTCTTGCATGGCTGAGCACAACATCAAAGCATACTTCAACCAGTTCACATCACAAGCTCACACCACGACAGCAGCAACATCCAGAGTACAGTGATAGAACACAAACGCTGAAATCTGAAGATAAAACAcacttttgttgttgttgttgctgccatCCATCATCAGTTTTTGGTGCTCGGTTTGCCACTCCTTGCCTGTAGGAGAAGGATATCACTGGGAATTCTCTTTCAGAACTAACATAAATTATAAGATTCTCTCTGGTGCAATGACatggataccttcttcttgggctCGCGGGGCTTCTCGGGTTTTTTCGGTGCCTGCCTCGACGCCGCCGGCGGCTTCACGGGGCCCTCTCCGACCTTGGCCGGCTCTTTGCTCGGCGCCGTAATCCCAGCAGGTCTCGCAGCCTTCAGTGACGCCATTCTTCCTTCTCACAGGAGACGAAGCTACCTACCGAGTGGAGTTTGGTGCTTAGCTTAGCTTGAGAAGCTCAACCCCATGGCTTGAGGTATTTATAGCAAAAGTCTTGGATTCCAGAAAGATGGAATATGGAATCGGATGCAAACTGAGGAGGAACACAGTTGGCCTGAATAATGGTAGCATGTTGATGGGGAATAATTACAATGTGTCAGTAGCTACTGAGATGGGAATTAGATGCAACTCTCATAGACTGTCTGTGATGGTTAGTTGGGAAGAGAATAAGTTCCTACAACTTTATGACAACTGAGGTTTGCCTTCACATTGGTGGTAGTAAGATAGATAGTTGCATTCTGCATCTTCTACTACTATTGAATTGAACTTTAAATTTGATTTGAGTGTATCTCTAGTGTCAGAATTTGATTACAACTTTATATGGTTTGATTTAAAATGTAACACACTCATTAATGGCCattgattttatattaaatcTATCGGTTGTATTAAGCAGTTTATCTTATCTAATATATGGTTTTTTTTTTAGCGATCTTTCCCcgaaaactaaaaaaaattatattatattatataatcgaCGTATAAGATAATCCGAACTTCGTTCCGATAGAGATTAATTTTATAGTAATTattatctataatttttttttaattatttttcctgATTAATCTATAATTTATGACTCGAGCCTAAGATATTTATATAAAGATACTTAAGTGATTTTGCAAGAGTGCTATATGTTTTTATTACATTAATCAATGTAATTATTCATTTGTGCACTAATCATTAAGATGTGTATTAATTTTATAGTAGTTATGTACGCTTTGTTTACTATTTCTCTTGATTAGTCTATGATTTATGGCTAAggatttgaaaaaaataatttcgaTCATATCTTGATTAGTCTATAGGCTAaatcgttgaagatattttgatGACATTAGAATTGAAGGTCTTATATTCCAAACTTATCCAAAtcatatttatgataatttatctCATCAATGGCATTAGCTTAAGCTTCTAGAAGCATTGATATTGATAAAAAAACAATTCTAGTGATATTTCTCGAGTCTTTCTCAGGTGAGTTTGGTTAGATTTACTTTCGATCGAGTTGGATCAAACCGTAGAGCACATCAAAGCATTCCTCCCAACCCAAAGGCTTACACAACGGAAAACAAATAAAGACTCCGTCACGCCTTTCATCGATGCATTGACTAACGCTAACTAatgatgatataattttttttttctttatcctttaatgatataaaacttagataaatttttttttttttaccttaacatactgtaacatcccattagtctcatatcagaagtgggcaatgtgtccgattgacttatatgggtctgatgagtatattatattaatttttacttAACCATTTTGATCCGtggttgaaggatcaaaatggagttatcggccaattggctcatcagactcgggtcgtgacgtgTATTTCTATACCTCCTTGAAGATCGAAGCCACGGTAACTTTCAGAAAGTGAGTTAGATTAATTTGATTCAATATATAATATGGATTGataattaaatttaataataataataataataatttgatgcTAAAAGATCGATCTTTTTTGCTTGTCCTAAAAAAAGATCAACTTGATCTCCTGACATAATTAAGTTAGGAGATCaagttgatcttttttttttgcttggccTAGTCAAATAAtcctatttattatttatattaggcTCAAAGCGATATAGTAATTTATACGGCATCGGTTTGGTTGTGCAGATCTAAAGGagtacacagagagagagagagagagaggggacgaAATGGCCGTGAGCATTGTTCTCTCTCACATCTCGGCTCTTCTGGTGGCCGTTCTCGTCCTCCTGTGGGCGCTCGCCTTCCGCACCACCATCTTTCTGCGCTTCTATTCCTCATCCGTCGACGGcggcgccaccgccaccgccaccgccgttgCGCACTTCGACCACCTATACTTTGTAAATGCACcatcttcttctccctttctccCTCCTTGAGCAATAATCGAAGCGCCCTCAGTCTCGCTTCCCTGCTCTGCTTTGCCTCAGGTCCTCCACACTCTCCTCATGGTCATCGGCTTCATCCTCTTCGGCGGCGAAGGTAACCGGCGCAATCCCCTGTAGCCTTTGGATGGGGAGGAGATAGTTAATGTGGTTGGTCGCTTGGCAGGTATACTGGTGCACAGGTGGGGGGTGGGCTTGGGTTGGGCACGGGGCCCGAGGAAGGCAGCGCACCTCTGGCTGCAGGGGGCGGCTCTGGGTTTCGGCGTCGCCGGGGTGTGGACCAAGTTCAAGGGCAACAAGGGGGTCCTCGCCAACTTCCACAGCCTGCACTCCTGGATGGGTCTGCTCTGCCTTCTCCTCTTCGCCGCCCAGGTCCATCCTTCTCTCTCTTCCTGTCACGCGCTCTCCTTCCGTCTTCCTCGCTACTGCACCTCCGGCCTCCGGTACGGTGGACATCCGATCGTAATCCACTACTTGATGGGCCCTGCTACTGGGTCATATCTGGTTGGCAGACATCCATCTAGAATGCCTTCTAGATGTTCATCGAATCCCTCACTATGCATGCCCCCAGAAATAACATAGAATCTAACATAGAATTGTTCTAACTTTAAGGTGTTTTGCATGTCTATCCTTGCAATAACATAGAATTTAacatttttccctttacaatcctCAAGTTAGTATGTATGTTCCTCAAAATATCAAGATTGTCACTTGTTCTTCTCCCATCAATGTCCATACTATTAATCATGGATTACCAAGATTCAAAATAGCAAAATGCCATCAGCAAGAGGGTATTATTGCCAAATCAAAGCTTGATTGATGGAGATTAAGTTTTCTGAAATTGCAGCTTTGCTGATTGAAATTGTTCTGTCTATCCTTGACTTGTAGCTTCTATGACCATTGTGTTCTTTCAAGACAAAGTAAAAGAATTTCAAGAAAACAATCCAAAAGTAATTAAGCTGAATTCAAGCCTTACTACTAATTCTCAAGTTTAAAGGGGTGAAAAATCTAACATGAAGTTTGATTTGGTCtattgaacttattttttataATGTTCAACCTGCTTGTAAGAAGCATTAGATACTAAACCCAATTACTTAATATTTTGGTTTGGTTTGCAAGCATGCATTTCAACGACCTACTATTGTAAGACTCCATCTCTTTGTGTTGCTTCTGCCAGTGGACAATGGGGTTCCTCAGCTTCTGGACCAGGGGAGAGGGACGACGGGCAAGAACATTGTTGCTGCCATGGCACATCTTCATTGGCATCTTCACCTACAGCTTGGCTGTAGCTACAGCAGAGTCCGGCCTCATGGAGAAGATGGCCTTCCTTCACACCAAACATGGCATCCCAGGGTCCTCCTTggagttcaccctcatcaatgttCTTGGCCTCACTCTCGCCATCCACTGTGGGCTTGTTGTCTTCACTTTAATCCCTGCGAAGCACAAGGAGAGCAGCACCAGTACCATGGTTAGTTCTGATGGAGAACACCTTAACTCAAAATTTGTTTTCTCATAAGAAGATAGTTTTCTCTCATCTTAGCCACCATTTTTGGAGTAATGTTTCTTTGGTTTACTTCCGCTCGGTGACGTAGTAGGAAGCATGTGTCCCCTGTTCATCACAAGAACACAAAATTTGTGATCTACTAGGTGCAGCTCAGGCAGATCTGGTTGGTTAAAGGTGTATCCAGGCAAACATTACTTAGATAGCTAGGATTTCCATTTAGTATCATATGTTTTTTCCATGTTTCTGAAGTGTCAAATAAAATGTAGTCCTTGTTTTTAGTTCTTTCAATAACAATTTGTGGTGACTTCATGGAAGGAAGTTTCATGGATCCTGTTCTTAAAGCCTTGAAGGCTTCTGTAGTATATGTTTGAACCAATATAATGGTATTGCAATACCAAACATGTTTGATCAGCAGCTTACAGTACTATAAAACCACTGCAGATGCTTGAGAGTCGAATGCCACCCCAAGAAATATTATATAGGTTTTAGCTCATCTATAACTCAAGTTGGACAAATAAGCATATCATTTACTTTCACTTCATTATAATGGGTTCTATGTGACTTCCTTGTGCCTTGTAATATGCCCTGTTCAAGCACAGTAAGAATAAATTtggaataaattttattatacaTTAATGATATGGAATTCAGTAAACGATAGCTACCATCAAACTTTAGAGAGTAACATCAGTCAACAAAATTATGAATAAGATTATATAACTAAAGCATGCAGAAAATGATGATTTTAGAGGGACAACagaaatatatttatatgtgaGATGAATATTGAGTTATAAGAATAATCCCATATGATGTAGAAATTAAAAGAGAGTTGGGCTGATATATAACCCATAACTCAATGAACTTAAACTTCCTATGTTATAATAGCGTCTGATTAGCATGTATGCTAGTTTTGATCAGTTTAGTTTGGACTCGGTGTACTTTATATCTTGCTTCTGCATGCTTCCTAACAGCTAGATTTCATATTAATATCAATCTCACTGGAGCTCAGGCTACCTTTGTTTTCCAAATGATTTTGTAGATGATGGGTCTTGGGGATCGATTTTTATGTCTTGAAGTTCTTTAAGCAAATCACAGTAATGAACAAGGACTCACAATGTCAATGTTCACGTTGTTTGCATCCTTTTCAATGTTCAATATGGAATCTATTCTTGGTTTTGGAATCCACAGCCAAACTCTAGAGGCAACAGGTTCTTATTCTGCCCAACCCACTTGAAAGTTAAAGGTAGAGGGAAAGGTGAAGTGTGGATTCCTTCCTTGAGACCTGTTCAATTCTTTTGACTCTTATCCCAAACTCATTGGAGTCAGAGAAGCTCCTGCATCTGGACCAATAACACCCAAGCAGTAATATGGACAGATGTACTTATGGTTTTAATTAGAATCATGCAGAAGTGTTAACATTTTTTATTGTCGATGACAGACAACAAGGATCGGCTATGGTGTGAGTGGTGTTCAACGCATGTCGCTGTAGATGGCCTACCGAATCCTAGAATGAAGCACAGAAAGGGAGCAAAAAAGTGAGGAAGAACAAGATCAATGAATTTTGACCGTGTTTCGGATTCCATCCATCAAGCTGCCCGCCGTGATGGTGAAGACCTTTGAATGAGTGATCTGCTCATGATAAAACTTAACAGAAGGAGAGCGAGTTGCTGCTCATCATCATTCATGTAGTCTCGCAGTTTGACTGGTGCAATGCTGATACTGCATGTTCAAATACTGATTTCACTGAAATCAACTTGAATAGctcttctttctttttgagaTAAGAATCTGAGTAAAGAATTTATTCAGATCTTTCTGTTCAGTGGATTTGGTTAAATACTGACAAATATAAGTGTATGTGCAAAAGAGTTCATTTTGTGGAATCATTCATTAAATTTGTGAAGAGTTCATTTAGATCAAGTTGAAGCTCTCTCTGTGTATGTGGCTAGATCAGAACACTGACATAAAGAGGTCAGTGTGTGGAATCATTGATCTTATATTGCAGGTTCAAAgcagttcattgagatcaacttGATTAAGCATAGTAAATTCAAAACAGTTGATTGATTGAATTATTCCAACCAATTAAACCAGTTGCTTCATTATTCATATAAAGTCTTAATTCTGAAGCAAAGATTATTAGGTAAGAGAAAGCCTAAAATAAAGCAACAGAGTTGGATTTGGTTCTTGTTTTAATCCATGCttctattatcatgaaaattctcCTTAATGTTGAACTATAAGGGTtcaataaaaatatcattaattAATTCTATATGTTCTACTACAGAGAAGTGAAAGAAAGATTCTATATTATAATAAAGAAGGATGAAAGATACTCTTTTTAATTAAGAGAGAGCAAACACTTTAAAGAGACAAGTAAACAATGCCTGAAACTTATGAGTGATGGAGACTGATAAGAGCTTTGGACAAAATATATGTTCCATATTATGCTTAAAGTAGATTGAAGTATGAACAGGACAACAAATTCAGGTATGGAAGGAATATAATACAAAAAGAAGATATCCTAAATATTAATGATTCGTTGTTCCAATAAAATCCCATTTCATATATCTGAGAACATGAAAAAAATTCTTTGGAACTAATATGAAAGAATGTTTAAGCCGATTTAGCATTGAGTTTAGATTAACTTAAATAAACTTATAAtttgttctatatatatatatatatatatatatatatatatatatatatatatattgtgaagtATGTAATAAAAcatatattttcattaaaaatctTTATCAAAAAGGTAAAGATGCTCTGATCAGAGGCTTTTGGCTTCCTCTGTGTTGCAtatctataaatacctcaactCGAAGTCTGAAGACATCCATAGATTGcacactctcctcctcctccgttccCCTCCACCACTTCTTTGGGTGTGTTTTatctccgagagagagagagactgtaacTGAGCAGCGAGCGCTAGCCAGAGAAATGATCTCGTGGCCCGACCTGAACACGGTGCTGGTGGCGGTGGTGCCGCTGTACGTGGCGATGGTGCTGGCGTACGGATCGGTGCGGTGGTGGGGGATCTTCTCGCCGGAGCAGTGCGCTGGCATCAACCGATTCGTGGCCGTCTTCGCCGTGCCTCTGCTCTCGTTCCACTTCATCTCCACCAACGATCCCTACGCCATGAACCTCCGCTTCGTCGTCGCCGACACCCTGCAGAAGCTGCTCGTCCTCGCGGCCCTGGCCGTCTGGTCCAAACTCCTCCGCCGACGCCCGTTCCCTGGCGGCGTTTCATCCCTCGACTTGTCCATCACTGCTTTCTCTCTCTCCACCCTCCCCAACACGCTGGTGATGGGCATCCCCCTGCTCGTCGCCATGTACGGGCCCTATTCCGGCTCCCTCATGGTCCAGGTCGTCGTCTTGCAGTGCATCATCTGGTACACCCTCATGCTCTTCCTCTTCGAGTACCGCGCCGCTCGCCTCCTCGTCGCCGACCAGTTCCCCGACACCGCCGCCTCCATCGTCTCCTTCCGTGTCGACCACGATGTCGACTCGCTCGACGCCGGGGCTGCCGAGACCGCTGCAGAATTCGGCGGCGACGGCAAGATTTACGTCACCGTCCGCAAGTCAACGTCGTCCAGGAGGTCGACCGTGACGACCCCCCGGCCGTCCAACCTTACCGGCGTTGAGATCCACTCCCTCAGCTCTTCCCGGAACACCACCCCCAGGGGATCCAACTGCAACAACGCCGAGTTTCCCTCCCCGACACCGCCATTCCGCTCGTCGAGCTTCGGCCCCGCCGACATCTACTCCCTACACTCCAGCTTCGACAACGACCACTACGCCACGGAGGTCCCAGCCGCGGCGAAGAAGCCGCCCCATCCGCAACCCAGCTACCATCACAACCACCGAGCCGGGGTGGGAGCAACGACGGTAAAGGCGGCAGCGGACGCGAAGGAGCTGCACATGTTCGTGTGGA comes from the Musa acuminata AAA Group cultivar baxijiao chromosome BXJ2-8, Cavendish_Baxijiao_AAA, whole genome shotgun sequence genome and includes:
- the LOC103995918 gene encoding probable calcium-binding protein CML14, which gives rise to MGGGRLQGEQLKQLRNIFDRFDMDGDGSLTQLELAALLRSLGLKPDGDQIHAMLAGMDANGNGTVEFDELAAALAPVMTEQAMVDQKQLLEVFHCFDRDGNGFISAAELARSMARMGQPLTFVELTDMMQQADADGDGVISFEEFAAVMAKSAAEFLGLTLVSH
- the LOC103995917 gene encoding probable transmembrane ascorbate ferrireductase 4 isoform X1 encodes the protein MAVSIVLSHISALLVAVLVLLWALAFRTTIFLRFYSSSVDGGATATATAVAHFDHLYFVLHTLLMVIGFILFGGEGILVHRWGVGLGWARGPRKAAHLWLQGAALGFGVAGVWTKFKGNKGVLANFHSLHSWMGLLCLLLFAAQWTMGFLSFWTRGEGRRARTLLLPWHIFIGIFTYSLAVATAESGLMEKMAFLHTKHGIPGSSLEFTLINVLGLTLAIHCGLVVFTLIPAKHKESSTSTMTTRIGYGVSGVQRMSL
- the LOC103995917 gene encoding probable transmembrane ascorbate ferrireductase 4 isoform X2, with the protein product MAVSIVLSHISALLVAVLVLLWALAFRTTIFLRFYSSSVDGGATATATAVAHFDHLYFVLHTLLMVIGFILFGGEGILVHRWGVGLGWARGPRKAAHLWLQGAALGFGVAGVWTKFKGNKGVLANFHSLHSWMGLLCLLLFAAQWTMGFLSFWTRGEGRRARTLLLPWHIFIGIFTYSLAVATAESGLMEKMAFLHTKHGIPGSSLEFTLINVLGLTLAIHCGLVVFTLIPAKHKESSTSTMMMGLGDRFLCLEVL
- the LOC135620113 gene encoding auxin efflux carrier component 3a-like; the encoded protein is MISWPDLNTVLVAVVPLYVAMVLAYGSVRWWGIFSPEQCAGINRFVAVFAVPLLSFHFISTNDPYAMNLRFVVADTLQKLLVLAALAVWSKLLRRRPFPGGVSSLDLSITAFSLSTLPNTLVMGIPLLVAMYGPYSGSLMVQVVVLQCIIWYTLMLFLFEYRAARLLVADQFPDTAASIVSFRVDHDVDSLDAGAAETAAEFGGDGKIYVTVRKSTSSRRSTVTTPRPSNLTGVEIHSLSSSRNTTPRGSNCNNAEFPSPTPPFRSSSFGPADIYSLHSSFDNDHYATEVPAAAKKPPHPQPSYHHNHRAGVGATTVKAAADAKELHMFVWSSSPSPVSDHVDHGAKEIPVVVPADVPFNGLTTKGFDEEAAANDKGAGGGEGGGPSDSDGGPHQMPPAGVMTRLILIMVWRKLVRNPNTCSSLVGLLWSLVAFRWNITMPKVVEKSISILSDAGLGMAMFSLGLFMALQPRIIACGNRVAALAMVIRFVAGPATMAVSSVAVGLRGTLLHVAIVQAALPQGIVPFVFAKEYNLHPAILSTAVIFGMLIALPITLLYYILLGL